From Xylocopa sonorina isolate GNS202 chromosome 2, iyXylSono1_principal, whole genome shotgun sequence, a single genomic window includes:
- the LOC143433171 gene encoding uncharacterized protein LOC143433171 — protein sequence MEWSKDMGYTLVRLYRNKEIIWNPQNPEYHQKDKRNDAWQELATELSAVIKKPVSALECKRKMDAILSSFRREKGKVKRLSETVEGDERPQGSTWFLYDSLTFLINKDGYRSRSSVKRDTANPPAAKISKSQPRTERTEQFVETTGTPNADECYSYGMFVANKLKRYSCHSRSVVQHAISEILYKADLGYYNRAQAISATTQTEIVSGVHCVWSQQDETDQPGQDFKNEAISDLENETEIFN from the exons ATGGAGTGGTCGAAGGATATGGGGTACACGCTGGTGAGGCTGTACAGGAACAAGGAGATTATCTGGAACCCGCAGAATCCCGAGTACCATCAGAAGGATAAACGGAACGACGCCTGGCAGGAGTTGGCCACGGAACTGTCGGCAGTTATTAAGAAACCGGTGTCAGCGTTGGAGTGCAAGAGGAAGATGGACGCTATACTATCCTCGTTTCGTAGGGAGAAGGGAAAAGTGAAGAGGCTCAGCGAGACGGTCGAGGGAG ACGAGAGACCTCAAGGATCCACGTGGTTCCTTTACGATTCGTTAACTTTCCTTATCAACAAAGATGGCTATCGATCGAGGTCCTCTGTAA AACGGGATACTGCGAATCCTCCGGCAGCCAAAATAAGCAAATCGCAACCGAGAACGGAACGAACGGAACAGTTCGTCGAGACAACAGGAACTCCAAACGCGGACGAGTGTTACAGTTACGGGATGTTCGTCGCGAACAAATTGAAACGCTACTCGTGCCACAGCCGCAGCGTCGTGCAGCACGCCATAAGCGAAATTCTTTACAAAGCCGATCTGGGCTACTACAACCGAGCGCAGGCGATTTCTGCGACCACGCAAACCGAGATCGTCAGCGGCGTTCACTGCGTCTGGTCGCAGCAGGACGAAACCGATCAGCCGGGTCAGGACTTTAAAAACGAAGCGATCAGCGATCTGGAGAACGAAACTGAGATCTTTAATTAG